The following proteins are encoded in a genomic region of Irregularibacter muris:
- a CDS encoding phage portal protein, with the protein MDLLKGLFRSRDKPQNRVGSAFSFLFGGTSSGKTVNERTAMQTTAVYACVRILAEAIAGLPLHVYRYRLDGGKERIAQHPLYYLLHNEPNPEMTSFVFRETLMSHLLLWGNAYAQIVRNGRGQAVALYPLLPNKMEVGRAQNGELVYTYYRDVDESGLKPKGGYVTLRKDEVLHIPGLGFDGLIGYSPIAMAKNAIGMSLATEEYGAAFFANGANPGGVLEHPGVIKDIQRVKDSWNSAYQGSGNAHKVAVLEEGMKFQAIGIPPEQAQFLETRKFQINEIARIFRVPPHMVGDLEKSSFSNIEQQSLEFVKYTLDPWVVRWEQSLQQSLILPSEKTSLFIKFNLDGLLRGDYQSRMNGYSVGRQNGWMSANDIRELEDMNRIPAEEGGDLYLVNGNMLPLSQAGNFYEKEANGQ; encoded by the coding sequence ATGGATTTATTAAAAGGACTGTTCCGTTCAAGGGATAAGCCTCAAAACCGTGTGGGCAGCGCGTTTTCATTCTTGTTTGGCGGCACCAGCAGTGGCAAAACAGTAAACGAGCGAACGGCTATGCAGACCACTGCGGTTTATGCCTGCGTAAGAATATTAGCCGAAGCAATCGCTGGACTGCCTTTACATGTATACCGATACCGCTTGGATGGTGGGAAGGAACGCATCGCACAGCACCCACTGTACTATCTTCTTCATAACGAACCTAACCCTGAGATGACTTCATTTGTGTTTCGAGAAACACTGATGAGTCATCTTTTACTTTGGGGCAATGCTTACGCGCAGATTGTTCGAAATGGTCGTGGCCAGGCTGTTGCGCTTTACCCACTGCTACCAAACAAGATGGAAGTCGGCCGAGCTCAAAACGGCGAGCTGGTCTACACCTATTATCGTGATGTTGACGAAAGCGGACTAAAGCCTAAAGGCGGCTATGTCACGCTCCGCAAGGATGAGGTGCTTCACATACCCGGTCTTGGTTTTGATGGACTCATTGGCTATAGCCCCATAGCGATGGCCAAGAACGCCATCGGCATGTCGCTTGCCACCGAGGAATACGGTGCGGCGTTCTTCGCTAACGGTGCAAATCCCGGTGGTGTATTGGAACATCCCGGTGTAATCAAGGATATCCAGCGGGTCAAAGATAGCTGGAACAGTGCCTATCAAGGAAGCGGTAATGCACACAAGGTTGCCGTACTGGAAGAAGGCATGAAGTTTCAGGCCATTGGTATCCCACCGGAGCAGGCGCAATTTCTGGAGACACGGAAATTTCAGATCAACGAAATCGCCCGTATCTTCCGTGTACCGCCACACATGGTGGGTGACCTTGAGAAGTCCAGCTTCTCCAACATCGAGCAACAATCGCTGGAGTTCGTAAAATACACACTCGATCCATGGGTAGTTCGCTGGGAGCAGAGCCTTCAGCAATCGTTAATCCTACCGTCAGAGAAAACGTCGCTGTTTATCAAGTTTAATCTGGATGGATTGCTTCGTGGTGACTACCAGAGCCGTATGAACGGTTATTCAGTCGGAAGGCAAAACGGATGGATGTCTGCCAATGACATCCGCGAGCTCGAGGATATGAACCGCATCCCAGCTGAGGAAGGCGGTGACTTGTATCTTGTGAACGGCAATATGCTCCCGCTTTCACAGGCGGGGAATTTTTATGAAAAGGAGGCTAATGGCCAATGA